In the genome of Streptomyces violaceoruber, the window GCAGCCGGAGCGGCGGCCGGGGCCGGCGCGGGCGCCGGAGCGGCGGGCTGCGGGGCCGGAGCCGCCGGCGCCTGCGGGGCCGGAGCCGGAGCGGCCTGCGCGGGAGCGGGGGCCGGAGCCGCCGGAGCCGGGGTGGGCTCGGGCTGGGCCGGGGCGGCCGGGGCCTCCTGGGCCGGGGCCGCGGGGGCGGCCGGGGCAGCCGCCGGGGCGGCACCCGCCGCACCGATGACGGCGAGCTTGGCGCCGACCTCGGCCGTCTCGTCCTCGCCGACCACGATCTCCAGCAGGGTGCCGGAGGCGGGGGCCGGGATCTCGGTGTCGACCTTGTCGGTCGAGACCTCGAGCAGCGGCTCGTCCTCCTCGACGCTGTCACCGACCGACTTCAGCCAGCGGGTGACGGTGCCCTCGGTGACGGACTCGCCGAGCGCGGGCAGGACCACGTCCGTGCCCTCGGCGGAGCCGCCGGCGGCGGCGTCGGCGGTGGGGGCGGGCGCCGGGGCGGCCTGCTCGGTGGAAGGGGCGGCCGGGGCGGGCTCGGGGGCCGGCTCGGCGACCTGCTCGGCCTGCGGGGCCGGGGCGGCGGCGGGGGCGCCGCTGCCGTCGTCGATCAGCGCCAGCTCGGCGCCGACCTCGACGGTCTCGTCCTCGGCGACCTTGATGGAGGACAGCACGCCCGAGGCGGGGGCCGGGATCTCGGTGTCGACCTTGTCGGTCGAGACCTCGAGCAACGGCTCGTCGGCCTCGACGCGCTCACCCTCGGCCTTCAGCCAGCGGGTGACGGTGCCCTCGGTGACGCTCTCGCCGAGCGCCGGAAGGGTTACGGAAACCGCCATGGTTTCGGTTGCTCCTTACGAAATTGCGGAAGTCTGTGTCGTCGCGCCCGAAGACCGAAGCGGTCAGTCGTGCATGTGGAGCGGCTTGCCGGCCAGCGCCAGGTGGGCCTCGCCGAGCGCCTCGTTCTGCGTCGGGTGGGCGTGGATGAGCTGGGCCACCTCGGCCGGCAGCGCCTCCCAGTTGTAGATCAGCTGCGCCTCGCCGACCTGCTCGCCCATGCGGTCGCCGACCATGTGGACGCCGACCACGGCGCCGTCCTTGACCTGGACCAGCTTGATCTCGCCCGCGGTCTTCAGGATGCGGCTCTTGCCGTTGCCGCCCAGCGGGAACTTGATCGAGACGACCTTGTCCGCGCCGTAGACCTCCTTCGCCCTGGCCTCGGTGAGACCGACGGAGGCGACCTCCGGGTGGCAGTACGTCACCCGCGGCACGCCGTCGTAGTCGACCGGCACGGTCTTGAGGCCGGCGAGCCGCTCCGCCACCAGGATGCCCTCGGCGAAGCCGACGTGCGCGAGCTGGAGGGTGGGAACGAGGTCACCGACGGCGGAGATGGTCGGGACGTTGGTCCGCATGTACTCGTCGACGAGGACGAAGCCGCGGTCCGTCGCGACGCCGTTCTCCTCGTAGCCCAGGCCCTGCGAGACGGGGCCGCGGCCGATGGCGACGAGCAGGACCTCGGCCTCGAACTCCTTGCCGTCGGCGAGGGTGACCTTGACGCCGTCCTGGGTGTACTCGGCCTTCTGGAAGAAGGTGCCCAGGTTGAACTTGATGCCCCGCTTGCGGAAGGCGCGCTCCAGGAGCTTGGAGCTGTTCTCGTCCTCGACCGGAACGAGGTGCTTGAGGCCCTCGATGACCGTGACCTCGGAACCGAAGGACTTCCACGCGGAGGCGAACTCGACGCCGATGACGCCGCCGCCCAGCACGATCGCGGACTTCGGCACGCGGTCGAGCGTGAGGGCGTGGTCCGAGGAGATGATCCGGTTGCCGTCGATCTCCAGGCCCGGCAGGGTCTTCGGCACGGAGCCGGTCGCCAGCAGGACGTGGCGGCCCTGGACACGCTGGCCGTTGACGTCCACCGAGGTGGGGGAGGAGAGCCGGCCCTCACCCTCGATGTAGGTGATCTTGCGGGAGGCGACCAGACCCTGCAGGCCCTTGTACAGGCCGGCGATCACCTCGTCCTTGTACTTGTGCACGCCGGCCATGTCGACGCCCTCGAAGGACGTCTTGACGCCGAACTGCTCGCTCTCGCGGGACTGGTCGGCGACCTCGCCCGCGTGGAGCAGGGCCTTGGTGGGAATGCAACCGTTGTGAAGGCAGGTGCCGCCGAGCTTGTTCTTCTCGATCAGGGCGACGTCCAGGCCCAGCTGCGCCCCGCGCAGGGCCGCGGCGTAACCACCGCTGCCACCGCCGAGGATCACTAGGTCGAAAACGGTGCTGGCGTCGTTCGCCACGTCACGTCCTCCATGCATGTGCGCCACGCCGGTCTCCAGTGACCGGTCGGCGGCTGGTGTCCGGCCGCTCATTGTTCTCGGCCCTTGGGTGGGCCCTGTCCTGCCGGGCTCCATCTTCGCACTTGTGAGAGGCGAACGAGACGTGGGGCCGGGGTGTGAGACACCCCACGTTCACGTGAGCGGAACAGCAGGCTGCACTTGTCACCCACGCCAGGACACCCCGTCAGGGGCGCGGGGAACCGCGCGACGAGCCACGACGGACCCGCGGCCGCACGGTCACCCGCGCCCGGCAACCCCTCAGGCGCCTCCGGCCCGGCTAGCCCAGCTCACCCGCGGCCGCCAGCTCGGCAACCCGCACCAGCGTCCGCACCGCCGTCCCCGTACCGCCCTTCGGCGTGTACCCGAAGGGCCCGCCCTCGTTGAAGGCCGGACCCGCGATGTCCAGGTGCGCCCAGGTGATGCCCTCGCCGACGAACTCCCGCAGGAAGAGACCGGCCACCAGGCCGCCGCCCATCCGCTCGCCCATGTTCGCGATGTCCGCGGTCGGCGAGTCCATGCCCTTGCGCAGGTGCTCCGGCAGCGGCATCGGCCAGGCCGGCTCGCCGGACTCCTCCGCCGCCTCGTGCACCGCGGAGCGGAACGCGTCGTCGTTCGCCATGATCCCGTACGTGCGGCTGCCCAGCGCCAGCATCATCGCGCCCGTCAGCGTCGCCACGTCGATGATCGCGTCCGGCTCGTCCTGCGAGGCCGCCCACAGCGCGTCGGCGAGCACCAGCCGGCCCTCGGCGTCGGTGTTGAGCACCTCCACCGTCTTGCCGCTGTACATGCGCAGCACGTCACCCGGGCGCGTCGCCGAGCCCGACGGCATGTTCTCGGCCAGCGCCAGCCAGCCGGTCACGTTGACCTCCAGGCCGAGCCGCGCGGCGGCGACCACCGCGGCGAACACGGCGGCGGCGCCGGCCATGTCGCACTTCATCGTCTCGTTGTGGCCGGCCGGCTTCAGCGAGATGCCGCCCGAGTCGTAGGTGATGCCCTTGCCGACGAAGGCGAGGGACTTCTTCGCCTTGGGCGAGGTGTACGACAGCTTCACCAGCCGCGGACCCGACGCCGAACCGGCGCCGACGCCGAGGATGCCGCCGTAGCCGCCCTTGACGAGCGCCTTCTCGTCGAGCACCTGCACCTTGATGCCGTGCTCCTTGGCGGCCGCCTGCGCCACCGCCGCGAAGGCCTCCGGGTCGAGGTCGTTCGGCGGGGTGTTGACCAGGTCGCGGGCGCGGTTCAGCTCCTCGGCGACGGCCGTGGCACGCTCGATCGCCGCCTTGTACGCCTTGTCGCGGGGCTTGCCGCCGAGCAGCGCGGCCTCCGCCAGCGGGGCCTTGCCGTTGCCGTTGGCCTTCGCCTTGGCACCCTTGGCCTCCTTGGCCTCCTTGGCCGACGCCTTGTACGCGTCGAAGGAGTACGCGCCGAGCAGCAGGCCCTCGGCGACGACACCGGCGTCGGCGGCCTCGGCGAGCGGCAGGGCGAAGGCGGCCTTCTTGGCGCCGGCCAGGGCGCGGGCGGCCGCGCCGGCGGCCCGGCGCAGCGCCTCGGGGTCGAAACCGGCGTCCTTCTCGGGCTCGGCACCGAGGCCCACCGCCACGACGACGGGAGCCTTGAAGCCGGACGGAGCGGGCAGCTTCGTCACCTCGCCCTCGGCACCTGAGGCGCCGAGGGTCTCCAGGACGGCGGCGAGCCGGCCGTCGTACGCCTTGTCCACGGCCTCGGCGCCCGGGGCGACGGACGGGCCGCCTGCGCCCTTGGCGACGCCGATCACGATCGCGTCGGCCCGCAGGCCGGGCGCCGCGGCGGTGGAGAGAGTGAGAGCAGTCACGGTGGTGAAATCTCGCTTCCGTATGAAGTCTGGTGTGGCCGAATGCGGGTGGGTCGACCGGGCCCGACATCCGACCCTAGATCCCTCCTGCGATGCGGTCCTCGCCTGGGCAGGCGAACACTCGGCACGAGCCTACGCTCGCGCACGGGCGCGCTCCCTCCCGCGGGGCCGTGGTTTCCCCGCGGCTGTGCGGGTGGGGGATCATTCCGGGGGGCATGCCGCCCACCCCCCTTCCGCACTCTGGAGCACTTCCCGTGAGACGTCCGGTCCTGCCGACAGCCCTTCTCCTGCTGCTGCTTGCCGGCTGCACGTCGGCACCCGGTGGTGACGGCGGCGTCGGCGGCGTCGGCGGTGAGGGCGGTGAGGGCGGTGACGGCGGCGTCGGCGCGACCGCCGGCCACTGGCGGCCGACGCCCGGCACCGCCTGGCAGTGGCAGCTCAGCGGCAGGCTGGACACCTCCGTCGACGTACCGGTCTACGACATCGACGGCTTCGACCACGACGAAGCCACGGTCGCCGGCCTGCACGACGACGGGCGCAAGGTCATCTGCTACGTCTCCACCGGCGCCTGGGAGGACTTCCGGCCCGACGCCGACGCGTTCCCCAAGAAGGTGCTGGGCAAGGGCAACGGCTGGGAGGGCGAGCGGTGGCTGGACATCCGCGCGACGGACGTCCTGGAGCCGCTGATGGCCGAGCGCCTCGACATGTGCCGCGACAAGGGCTTCGACGCCGTGGAGCCGGACAACATGGACGGCTACAAGAACGACACCGGCTTCCCGCTCACCGGCGACGACCAGCTCCGCTACAACCGGCTGATCGCGAAGCTCGCCCACGACCGCGGGATGGCCGTCGGGCTGAAGAACGACCTGGACCAGATCCCGGACCTGGTCGACGACTTCGACTTCGCCGTCAACGAACAGTGCGCCCAGTACGGCGAGTGCGCCGACAACCGGCCGTTCGTCGACGCGGACAAGGCGGTGTTCCACGTCGAGTACGAGCTGCCGACCGAGCGCTTCTGCGCCGACTCCCGCGAGCTGCGGCTCAGTTCGATGCTGAAGAAGTACGAACTGGACGCGTGGCGGGAGGCCTGCTGAGCCCGTGAGCCCGCGGCTCAGCCGAGGACGAGGACCACGAGGGCGGTGGTGGCCGCCGTCTCCGCCACGCCGCCGAAGACGTCGCCCGTGACCCCGCCGAAGCGGCGGACGCAGTGGCGCAGGAGGAGTTCGGCCACCGCGACGGCGCACACCACGGCGAGCGCCGTGCGCAGCGCGTCGTACGGGCCCAGGTACGCGCCCGCCGCCGCGCCGGCGAGGGTGACGGCCGCCGTCGCGGCCAGCGCCCCGCCGGCCGGTACCACCCCGGCGACCGCCGCGCCCAGGCCCTCCGGGCGGGCGGCGGGCACTCCGGTGCGGGCCGCCGTCGTGAGCGCCAGCCGGGCGGCGGTCGCCGACACCACGGCGGCGAGCGCGCCCCGCGCCCACGAGCCGTCGTAGGCCTGCGCGAGGGCGGCCACCTGGGCGAGGAGCGTGAACAGCAGGGCGAGCACGCCGAACGGTCCGATGTCCGACTGCTTCATGATCCGCAGGGCGTCCTCGGCGGGCTTGCCGCTGCCCAGTCCGTCGGCGGTGTCGGCCAGTCCGTCCAGGTGCAGTCCGCGCGTGAGTACGGCGGGGACGGCGGCCGTGGCGACCGCGGCGAGCAGGGTCCCGGCGCCCAGGGCGAGCAGCAGGAGCCCGGCGGCCGCGGCGGCGGCACCGACGGCCAGCCCGGCCAGCGGCGCGCACAGCATGCCGCCGCGCGCGGCGTCCCGGTCCCAGCGGGTCACCTTGACCGGGAGCACGGTGAGGGTGCCGAAGGCGAAACGGAGGCCGTCGGGGGAGGGGGTCCTGAGCACCGGCGCAGACTACCCGGCGGTCGGCGGGGTGCGGGCGGGTGCTGGGGATAAAGTGCGCATATGGGAGATTGGTGGCAGCGCAACATCATGGAGCCGGGCAAGCTGCCGCTGCTCCTCGCGCTGGCGGCGTTCGTGCTGACGTTCGCGGTCACCCGGGTGATCACCCGTCTGATCCGGGCGGGCAAGGGGCCCTTCGGGAACGTCAAGGCGGGCGGGGTGCACATCCACCACGTCGTCCCGGGGGTCGTGCTCACCGTCGTCGGCGGCTTCGGCGCGGTCGCGGGGGGCCGGCACGGGGTCTGGTCGGCTCTCGCGGCGGTGGTCTTCGGTATCGGGGCGGGGCTGGTCCTGGACGAGTTCGCGCTGATCCTGCACCTCGACGACGTGTACTGGAGCGAGGCGGGGCGCAAGAGCGTGGAGGCCGTGGTGCTCACCGCGGCGCTGGTCGGGCTGGTGCTGGCGGGGTTCACGCCGTTCGGTGTCGACGGGATGTCCCAGGACGAGTTGCAGGACCGCGCGAACGTCATCGCGACCGTCGCGGGGAACTTCCTGTTCTCCCTCCTCGCCCTGGCCAAGGGCAAGGCACGGCTGGCGATCTTCGGGGTCATCGTGCCCTTGATCGCTCTGGTCGGCGCGGTTCGCCTGGCCCGGCCGGGCTCTCCGTGGGCCCGCCGGTTCTACGCCCGCCGGCCGCGGGCCCGCGCTCGGGCCCGGCTGCGCGCCGAACGCCACGACCGCCGCTGGTCCGGACCGCGCCGGGTCGTCCAGGACTGGATCGGCGGGCGCCCGGATCCGCGGTGAGGATGCCTGCGGCGGCCTGTGCGGGTGCGGTGGGGGTGCGCGTTGCGCGGTGGGTGCGGTGGGTGGGTCGGGGTCGCGCCGGGGGGTGTCCGTCCTCGGAACGGCGCGGAATCGGTCGGCCGCAGAAGCGAACTCCGTTGACGCGCCAACCGCTGCGGGCGGACACCCCCCGACACGCCCCCTCCTCGCCGTACGCGGCTCTCCCCGCCCTCGCTCCGCGTCTCCCTCCTCGCCGTACGCGGCTGCGGCCCGCTCTCGCTCCGCGTCCCGCTTCTCGCCGTACGCGGCTGACCGCCCGTCCCCGCCCCGGCTGCGGGCCGCCGCCGCCACGCCGCCGCAGCTGCGGGCAGTCGTGCCGCTGGGGCGGCACGGGTGGGCGCAGCGGCACCCCGTTACGCCGGGCCGCGTCCCCCCTCGCGCCCGCACCCATGCCGGGGAACCAAGCCACCCCGGTCCACCGGACCGGGGCTACTCGCCGTCGGTCACGGCCTCGCCGTCGGCGGTCGTCGGCAGCTCCGCTGCCAAGGACGCCGCCGCCTGGACCAGGGGCAGCGCCAGCAGTCCACCCGCGCCCTCGCCCACCTTCACGCCCTGGGTCAGCAGCGGCTCCATGGCCATCCGGTCCAGCGCCTTCGCCTGCCCCGGCTCCCCGCTGTCGTGCGCGGCCAGCCACCAGTCCGGTGCCCGGAACGCGACCCGCTGCCCGACCAGCGCGCACGCGGCCGTCACGACGCCGTCCAGGATCACCGGCACCTTCCGCACCGCGCTCTGCAGCAGGAAGCCCGTCATGGCGGTGAGGTCCGCGCCGCCGACCGTGGCGAGGAGTTGCAGCTGGTCGCCGAGGACCGGTCGCGCGCGCCGCAGCGCGTCGCGGATCGCCGCGCACTTGCGCATCCAGGCCAGGTCGTCGATCGGCAGCCCGCCCCGGCCGGTGACGACCGACGCGTCCGTCCCGCACAGCGCGGCCACCAGCGTCCCCGCCGCCGTCGTACCGCCCACGCTCACGTCACCCAGCACCACCAGGTCGGTGCCCGAGTCGGCCTCCTCGTCGGCCACCGCCATCCCGGCGCGGAAGGCGGCCTCCGCCTCCTCGGGGGTCAGCGCGTCCTCGATGTCGATGCGGCCGCCGCCGCGCCGCACCCGGTGTCCCGCCACCTCGGCCGGCAACGTCTCCGGATCGCAGTCCAGGGCCATGTCGACGACGCGCACCGGTACGTCCAGGCGCCTGGCGAGCACCGACACCGGCCGGCCGCCCTCCAGTACCTCGCGCACCAGCTCACCGGCACTGCCCGCGGGCCGCGCCGACACGCCCAGCTCGGCGACCTTGTGGTCGCCGGCGAAGAGCACCACCCGGGGGCGTACGACAGGGCGTACCGGTACGGCGGACTGGGCCGCCGACAGCCACTCGCCCAGGTCGTCGAGGCGGCCCAGCGATCCGGGCGGGACGACCTGACGCTCCCGGCGCGCCTCCGCGTCGCGACGTACCCCGCCGTCGGGGCGCTCGATCAGGTCGGTGAAGTCGTCGAGATTCAGCGAGCTCATTCGCCGAACAGTACCGGCCCCGGTCGAACGCGAAGGAGGGCCCGTGGGCGGCACGTCCGGGCGGCGTCGTTGCGCCCCGGATCGCGTTCACCTACGTAACGTTTTGCCTTGAATGTCTTACGTGCCCGCGTACGTCTCGTGTCGGGAGCCGCTCGTGTCCGCAACCTCCGCCCCCTCGGTGCCTCCCGTCCCCCCGTACGGGCCGTACCGCGAGGACTGCCCCTGGTGCGGCTCGCGGCGGCTGCGGGCCCGGCTGCGCGGTGACGGGCCGCGGCAGGGGGCACCCCACCGGTCTCCGGTCGAGCGGTGCGCGGACTGCCGCCACGTCTTCCGGAACCCGCCGCTCACCCCCGGCCCGGAGCATCCCCTGGTCCGGGCGGGTGTCCGGTTCAGACACCGGCTGGCCGCCCGGGCGCTGTACCGCCACTGTCCCGAGCCCGAGAGCTGGCTGGACGTCGGCACCGGCGACGCCGAATTCCCCCGGGCCGCCCGTACGCACTTCCCGTACACCGCGTTCGACGGCCTGGACGCCACCCACCGCGTGCTGCGGGCCCGCGCCGTCGAACGGGTCGAGGAGGCGTTCGTCGGGCGGCTGACGGATCCGCACATCGCGGCCCGGCTGCGGGAACGCTACGACGTCGTGAGCCTCTTCCAGTATCTGGAGCGGGTTGTGGACCCCCGGGCGGAACTGCGGGCCGCGCTGCGAGTGCTGAGGCCCGGCGGGCATCTGCTCGTCGACGTGGCCGACCCGCGTCGCCTGCTGCCCGTCCACCCCCTCGGACTGGGCGCCGAACTCGTGGCCCAGGGCTGCACGATCCTGACCGGCTCCCGCGGGCACCGCGTCGTCGCGCGCAAGGACGGCTCAGCCCCGTAGCACCAGCGCCTGGCCCGCCACCACGAGCAGCACCTGCTCGCACTCGGCCGCGAACGCCGCGTTCAGGCGGCCGAGTTCGTCACGGTAGCGGCGGCCGGACGCCGTGGCCGGGACGATGCCCGAACCGACCTCGTTCGACACCGCCACCAGCGTGCGGCGGGTACCGCGGACCGCCTGGGTCAGTTCCCGCACCCGGTCCCTCAGCGCCCGTTCGCCGCCGTCGGCCCACTCCTCGTCGTCCCACGCGCCGACCGCGTCCATCGCGTCCGTCAGCCACAGGGACAGGCAGTCGACGAGGAGGGGCGGGCCCTCGTCCTTCAGGAGGGGGACCAGGTCGCAGGTCTCGGCGGTCCGCCACGAACCGGGGCGGCGTTCCCGGTGCGCGCCGACCCGGGCCGCCCATTCGGTGTCGCCGTTGCGGGAGCCGCCGGTGGCCACGTAGAGGACGTCGGGGAAGGGCTCGAGGCGGCGTTCCGCCTCCACCGACTTGCCCGACCGCGCGCCGCCCAGGACCAGGGTGCGCCGCGGGACGTCGGGCACGTCCTCGTACGAGCCCACCGCCAGCGTCGTGCCGTCCGGCACCGTCCGTGCGCCCGCCGCCGCGAGCCGCCGCGCCAGCTCCCGGCCCGGCGGCGCGTCGTGGTCCAGGTGGACGGCGACGACGTCCGTCGTCGGGCCCGCCGCACCCACCGCCCGCAGCCGCGCCAGCGCGTCCGGCCGCCCCACGACGTCCGCGAGGACCAGGTCGTACGGCTCCACGGGCTCCTCCAGGCCCGCCGGGGCGCCGCCCGGCGGCACGTAGAGGAGCCGCCGGCCGTCGGGTCCCGTCACGGCGTAGCCCGTGCCCGGCGCGTCCAGCGCCACCGCCCGCACCCGGTGCCCCGTCAGCAGCGCCAGCTCCCGGCCGTCCGGCACCCGGCCCGGCTGCGGCAGCCCGGCCGGCACCTCCACGGCGGGGCCGTCGTGCGGGTGGGAGAGCAGCACCTGCCGTACGCCGGACAGGGAGTGCCCGGCCCTCGCGGCGGCGAACGCGGCGCCGGGCGTCAGGTCGAGCAGCAGCGCGCCGTCCACCAGCAGCGCGGTCGCCGCACGCGCGTCCTCGCCCTGTGCCGCGGCACAGGCCGCGCAGGGACAGTCGGGGCGGGGGAGTCCCGCGGGGGCACCGGTGCCGAGCAGAGTCACGTCCACGCACCGATTTTCGCCGGTCACCCGGCGACCTGCGCGCCCGAGTCCCCCCGAGGGGCGGATGCCGCGACCGTTCCCGCCCCCGGGGCCCCCTGCGGGGCCTTCTCCCCGGGCCTTCTACGGTGCGCCCGGTTCAGCGCATAGGCTGCGGGCGGAGGACGGATCAAGGTCCGGCTTCCGCTCTGCATGTGCTCACACCTTGGAGGCGTACATGGCGGCATGGACGTGGCGGTTCGAGACGGCCGACGGGACGGAGGTCCAGCCCGCGGTGCAGCCCGAGGAGTTCACCACGCAAGGGGACGCCGAGTCCTGGATCGGGGAGCAGTGGAAGGACCTCCGGGCGGGCGGCACCGACCAGGTGCGGCTCTTCGAGGACTCCACCGAGATCTACGGCCCGATGAGCCTGCACGCCGAGGAGGCGGAGGCCGATGCCGAGGCCGAGGCGGGGACCGAGGCCTGAGGCCCGGGGGCGGGGGCGGCCCCGCCCCCGTCACTGCTCGCCGAGCGTCACCTCGGCCGTGTGCTCCTTGCCGTCCCGGGTGTAGGTCACCTTCGTCCGGTCGCCCGGCCGCATCGACGCCAGCGCCTCGGACAGCGAGGTGATGGTGGTGATGTCCGTGTCGCCGAGCTTCACGAGGACGTCCCCGGGGCGCAGGCCGGCGTCGTCGGCGGCCCCGCCGTCGCTCACCTCGACGACGGCCGCCCCGGCCGGGCGGTAGCTGTCGTCCACGACCGTGCGGGCGGTGATGCCCAGCGCAGCCCGGCCCGAGTCGGTGACCTTGCCGTCCCGGACGATCTGCCCGGCCACCGTCGTCACCATCGACGCCGGGATCGCGAACCCGATGCCGGGCGCCGCGCTGTCGCCGAGGCCCGGATCGGTCGCCGCCAGCGTCGGGATGCCGATCACCTGCCCGTCCAGGTTCACCAGGGCGCCCCCGCTGTTGCCCGGGTTGATGGCCGCCGACGTCTGCACCATGTTGGCGATGGTCGCGCCCGTGCCGCCGCCGCTGCTGCCCTCCGTCACGGTGCGCCCG includes:
- the cobT gene encoding nicotinate-nucleotide--dimethylbenzimidazole phosphoribosyltransferase; amino-acid sequence: MSSLNLDDFTDLIERPDGGVRRDAEARRERQVVPPGSLGRLDDLGEWLSAAQSAVPVRPVVRPRVVLFAGDHKVAELGVSARPAGSAGELVREVLEGGRPVSVLARRLDVPVRVVDMALDCDPETLPAEVAGHRVRRGGGRIDIEDALTPEEAEAAFRAGMAVADEEADSGTDLVVLGDVSVGGTTAAGTLVAALCGTDASVVTGRGGLPIDDLAWMRKCAAIRDALRRARPVLGDQLQLLATVGGADLTAMTGFLLQSAVRKVPVILDGVVTAACALVGQRVAFRAPDWWLAAHDSGEPGQAKALDRMAMEPLLTQGVKVGEGAGGLLALPLVQAAASLAAELPTTADGEAVTDGE
- the lpdA gene encoding dihydrolipoyl dehydrogenase; translated protein: MANDASTVFDLVILGGGSGGYAAALRGAQLGLDVALIEKNKLGGTCLHNGCIPTKALLHAGEVADQSRESEQFGVKTSFEGVDMAGVHKYKDEVIAGLYKGLQGLVASRKITYIEGEGRLSSPTSVDVNGQRVQGRHVLLATGSVPKTLPGLEIDGNRIISSDHALTLDRVPKSAIVLGGGVIGVEFASAWKSFGSEVTVIEGLKHLVPVEDENSSKLLERAFRKRGIKFNLGTFFQKAEYTQDGVKVTLADGKEFEAEVLLVAIGRGPVSQGLGYEENGVATDRGFVLVDEYMRTNVPTISAVGDLVPTLQLAHVGFAEGILVAERLAGLKTVPVDYDGVPRVTYCHPEVASVGLTEARAKEVYGADKVVSIKFPLGGNGKSRILKTAGEIKLVQVKDGAVVGVHMVGDRMGEQVGEAQLIYNWEALPAEVAQLIHAHPTQNEALGEAHLALAGKPLHMHD
- a CDS encoding S1C family serine protease; translation: MDTSRTRLRRLLAPVAVPACVLLLATGCSDAGAGTDRGSGSAREGDTAQAAAPRAASELEADYERVIKDVLPSVVQIQAGDSLGSGVVYDDKGHVVTNAHVVGDAKSFRVTTARTEGALTAKLVSSYPEQDLAVIKLDKVPEGMRAARFADSAKVEVGQIVLAMGSPLGLSSSVTQGIVSATGRTVTEGSSGGGTGATIANMVQTSAAINPGNSGGALVNLDGQVIGIPTLAATDPGLGDSAAPGIGFAIPASMVTTVAGQIVRDGKVTDSGRAALGITARTVVDDSYRPAGAAVVEVSDGGAADDAGLRPGDVLVKLGDTDITTITSLSEALASMRPGDRTKVTYTRDGKEHTAEVTLGEQ
- a CDS encoding class I SAM-dependent methyltransferase; the encoded protein is MSATSAPSVPPVPPYGPYREDCPWCGSRRLRARLRGDGPRQGAPHRSPVERCADCRHVFRNPPLTPGPEHPLVRAGVRFRHRLAARALYRHCPEPESWLDVGTGDAEFPRAARTHFPYTAFDGLDATHRVLRARAVERVEEAFVGRLTDPHIAARLRERYDVVSLFQYLERVVDPRAELRAALRVLRPGGHLLVDVADPRRLLPVHPLGLGAELVAQGCTILTGSRGHRVVARKDGSAP
- a CDS encoding leucyl aminopeptidase, which produces MTALTLSTAAAPGLRADAIVIGVAKGAGGPSVAPGAEAVDKAYDGRLAAVLETLGASGAEGEVTKLPAPSGFKAPVVVAVGLGAEPEKDAGFDPEALRRAAGAAARALAGAKKAAFALPLAEAADAGVVAEGLLLGAYSFDAYKASAKEAKEAKGAKAKANGNGKAPLAEAALLGGKPRDKAYKAAIERATAVAEELNRARDLVNTPPNDLDPEAFAAVAQAAAKEHGIKVQVLDEKALVKGGYGGILGVGAGSASGPRLVKLSYTSPKAKKSLAFVGKGITYDSGGISLKPAGHNETMKCDMAGAAAVFAAVVAAARLGLEVNVTGWLALAENMPSGSATRPGDVLRMYSGKTVEVLNTDAEGRLVLADALWAASQDEPDAIIDVATLTGAMMLALGSRTYGIMANDDAFRSAVHEAAEESGEPAWPMPLPEHLRKGMDSPTADIANMGERMGGGLVAGLFLREFVGEGITWAHLDIAGPAFNEGGPFGYTPKGGTGTAVRTLVRVAELAAAGELG
- a CDS encoding bifunctional adenosylcobinamide kinase/adenosylcobinamide-phosphate guanylyltransferase, which translates into the protein MDVTLLGTGAPAGLPRPDCPCAACAAAQGEDARAATALLVDGALLLDLTPGAAFAAARAGHSLSGVRQVLLSHPHDGPAVEVPAGLPQPGRVPDGRELALLTGHRVRAVALDAPGTGYAVTGPDGRRLLYVPPGGAPAGLEEPVEPYDLVLADVVGRPDALARLRAVGAAGPTTDVVAVHLDHDAPPGRELARRLAAAGARTVPDGTTLAVGSYEDVPDVPRRTLVLGGARSGKSVEAERRLEPFPDVLYVATGGSRNGDTEWAARVGAHRERRPGSWRTAETCDLVPLLKDEGPPLLVDCLSLWLTDAMDAVGAWDDEEWADGGERALRDRVRELTQAVRGTRRTLVAVSNEVGSGIVPATASGRRYRDELGRLNAAFAAECEQVLLVVAGQALVLRG
- a CDS encoding adenosylcobinamide-GDP ribazoletransferase, giving the protein MLRTPSPDGLRFAFGTLTVLPVKVTRWDRDAARGGMLCAPLAGLAVGAAAAAAGLLLLALGAGTLLAAVATAAVPAVLTRGLHLDGLADTADGLGSGKPAEDALRIMKQSDIGPFGVLALLFTLLAQVAALAQAYDGSWARGALAAVVSATAARLALTTAARTGVPAARPEGLGAAVAGVVPAGGALAATAAVTLAGAAAGAYLGPYDALRTALAVVCAVAVAELLLRHCVRRFGGVTGDVFGGVAETAATTALVVLVLG
- a CDS encoding endo alpha-1,4 polygalactosaminidase translates to MRRPVLPTALLLLLLAGCTSAPGGDGGVGGVGGEGGEGGDGGVGATAGHWRPTPGTAWQWQLSGRLDTSVDVPVYDIDGFDHDEATVAGLHDDGRKVICYVSTGAWEDFRPDADAFPKKVLGKGNGWEGERWLDIRATDVLEPLMAERLDMCRDKGFDAVEPDNMDGYKNDTGFPLTGDDQLRYNRLIAKLAHDRGMAVGLKNDLDQIPDLVDDFDFAVNEQCAQYGECADNRPFVDADKAVFHVEYELPTERFCADSRELRLSSMLKKYELDAWREAC